The segment ACCTTGCAAATCACGTACGCATAGCTTATGTGCTTCATTGTGGTGATGTAGTGTGTTATGCATGTGTGTGCAGGTGCTGCTGCTGTGTTTGCTTGTTGGGGCAAAGGCCCTGCAAGGTGTATACTTGAAACACAAAAAGGCGATCCGTAGCACAGATCGCCTTTGAAAGCCTGGTAAAGATTCCAGTCCTTACTTCTTTTTGCCGTAACGACGCTGGAATTTCTCCACACGACCGGCGGTATCAACGTACTGACGGCGTCCTGTGTAGAAAGGATGGTTGGTAGAATCTACCTCTGATACATACTCTTCGGTA is part of the Bacteroidota bacterium genome and harbors:
- the rpmE gene encoding 50S ribosomal protein L31, which codes for MKNEIHPEYNIVKVRLADGTIIETKSTMGTEEYVSEVDSTNHPFYTGRRQYVDTAGRVEKFQRRYGKKK